A region of the Haematobia irritans isolate KBUSLIRL chromosome 5, ASM5000362v1, whole genome shotgun sequence genome:
TTGTTCCCTTGTCGCCAAAGTGGTCTCCAGTTGTGTTATTTTACCTTGTAAAGCAGCAGTTTGACTGATGTACTCATCCAGTTGCATAGCTTTTTGTTCATTGAGATCAACAAAATGTTTCATTTGTTTGGAAATATCAGTTGCCTTGGTAGTGCCGTCATCGTTGGCCGATGCTGCATGAGTTAGTGACATAATTCTCTCAGTGGCTGCTTTCAATTGTTCTCGTAAATTAGTATTACGTTTATTGGCATCATCGAGTAATTGCATTAAAGCCGTCTGGCCACCTTGACCCTCACGTAATGCCTTGTTCTCCAGTTCAAGCCTTCTAAGACGTTCAGTGATAGCCGTTGGTTGTAATTCCTTGGACATTGCTGTAGCTACATCTTCAGAGCTATTCGATAATTGACCACATTTCAATTCATCCAAGGCCTCTCTTAAGTTGTCTCTTTCTTTGGCCAACCCCTCCTTTGCTTGTTGcaaagaaaatatagtctcctcCATGGTTTTACTTTCGAACTCTAGCTTCAGATTGTTACTCATTTCTTTGTCCAATTTCATATGGAGATCTTGAACTTCCTTCTTGTATTGCTCTATCTGGCCCCTTAGggtggcacattttttggcatcttcctcaaattgcaCATTCTGTTGCAAATACTCTGCACTTCTCTCATCCAAAAGTTTAAGTTGTTTCTTCAAATCCGTGTagtcttccaattttttcttatatgtcTTTACTTGGGTTTCACAAACTTTTAGCTTCTCATTTGTCTCTCTTAAGACATCAATTTCATCCTTCAACTTTAGGAATTCGGTAGCAGTTTTGTTCAACTCTTCTATGCGTTGCTGTAATACTTGGATTTCGGTTTCCTGTTGTTGTGATTTTAGCCTTAAGTCTTCCCGACTTGTTTCCGATTGCATAAGCTCCTCCTTGAGTTCATCCAATTGCTTGCGCATATCAAGGTATCTGGTTGATCCCGCCATTACTGGACCCAGTGACACACCATCATCACCGATTGTAGAAGCAGTTTCTAGTTTTCTAATATCTTCTTGAAGTTTAGCCACTTCAGCAGTTAAATTTGCCTTTTCTTCTACCAGGAGGacatttttcttttccaaaTCAAAACACTTCTGTGCCAATCTGTCCCTTTCCTCTTGTAATATTTTACTGTCGAAATTTACAATACTC
Encoded here:
- the hook gene encoding hook microtubule tethering protein translates to MGDMCQSLIDWFQTLKLSAPHSNAEELSDGVALAQALHQFSPETFTAVWLSKIKADVGVNWRLKMSNLKKVVEALYDYYTDVLNYSLAEFPRPDTMRIAEKHDATELERLLQLILGCAVNCATKQDYIRDIMLLEESLQANIMKALQDLESSCQGASMSRNPLSIVNFDSKILQEERDRLAQKCFDLEKKNVLLVEEKANLTAEVAKLQEDIRKLETASTIGDDGVSLGPVMAGSTRYLDMRKQLDELKEELMQSETSREDLRLKSQQQETEIQVLQQRIEELNKTATEFLKLKDEIDVLRETNEKLKVCETQVKTYKKKLEDYTDLKKQLKLLDERSAEYLQQNVQFEEDAKKCATLRGQIEQYKKEVQDLHMKLDKEMSNNLKLEFESKTMEETIFSLQQAKEGLAKERDNLREALDELKCGQLSNSSEDVATAMSKELQPTAITERLRRLELENKALREGQGGQTALMQLLDDANKRNTNLREQLKAATERIMSLTHAASANDDGTTKATDISKQMKHFVDLNEQKAMQLDEYISQTAALQGKITQLETTLATREQELLSLDTKYRKCVERAKDIIKNMDPRGINASEATLLENMQEIADYKKQEFSSLEENLMATAFYRLSANSQRDIIDSKLAMLLGPGQTFLSRQRQSGPRKAMAAVKGK